A section of the Amblyomma americanum isolate KBUSLIRL-KWMA chromosome 2, ASM5285725v1, whole genome shotgun sequence genome encodes:
- the LOC144119686 gene encoding uncharacterized protein LOC144119686 codes for MKAMMPTALLIAVAASALVMTAHARPTKGDQAFVEPQKEQGQEGDGIPQERASPEQGPEGKKNAMQNPSKSEEARQENSEGRAPKTESQQGKPQERASPEQGPEGKKNAMQNPSESEAAWQENSEGRAPKTESQQGKPQERASPEQGPEGKKNDMQNFSESEAARQENSEGRAPKTESQQGNPKSEPLQNRDQKERRMICRISPNLKQHGKKIPKAGPPKLRASKESPKSEPLQNRDQKERRMICRISPNLKQHGKKIPKAGPPKLRASKEIPKSEPLQNRDQKERRMICRISPNLKQHGKKIPKAGPPKLRASKESPKSEPLQNRDQKERRMICRILRI; via the exons ATGAAGG CTATGATGCCGACCGCGCTGCTGATTGCTGTGGCTGCTAGTGCCCTTGTGATGACCG CCCACGCACGGCCAACAAAAGGTGATCAAGCTTTCGTGGAGCCGCAGAAAGAACAAGGACAGGAAGGCGACGGTATCCCCCAAGAGCGAGCCTCTCCAGAACAGGGACCAGAAGGAAAGAAGAATGCTATGCAGAATCCCTCCAAATCTGAAGAAGCACGGCAAGAAAATTCCGAAGGCAGGGCCCCCAAAACTGAGAGCCAGCAAGGAAAGCCCCAAGAGCGAGCCTCTCCAGAACAGGGACCAGAAGGAAAGAAGAATGCTATGCAGAATCCCTCCGAATCTGAAGCAGCATGGCAAGAAAATTCCGAAGGCAGGGCCCCCAAAACTGAGAGCCAGCAAGGAAAGCCCCAAGAGCGAGCCTCTCCAGAACAGGGACCagaaggaaagaagaatgatatgCAGAATTTCTCCGAATCTGAAGCAGCACGGCAAGAAAATTCCGAAGGCAGGGCCCCCAAAACTGAGAGCCAGCAAGGAAATCCCAAGAGCGAGCCTCTCCAGAACAGGGACCagaaggaaagaagaatgatatgCAGAATTTCTCCGAATCTGAAGCAGCACGGCAAGAAAATTCCGAAGGCAGGGCCCCCAAAACTGAGAGCCAGCAAGGAAAGCCCCAAGAGCGAGCCTCTCCAGAACAGGGACCagaaggaaagaagaatgatatgCAGAATTTCTCCGAATCTGAAGCAGCACGGCAAGAAAATTCCGAAGGCAGGGCCCCCAAAACTGAGAGCCAGCAAGGAAATCCCCAAGAGCGAGCCTCTCCAGAACAGGGACCagaaggaaagaagaatgatatgCAGAATTTCTCCGAATCTGAAGCAGCACGGCAAGAAAATTCCGAAGGCAGGGCCCCCAAAACTGAGAGCCAGCAAGGAAAGCCCCAAGAGCGAGCCTCTCCAGAACAGGGACCagaaggaaagaagaatgatatgCAGAATTCTCCGAATCTGA